The following proteins are encoded in a genomic region of Triticum dicoccoides isolate Atlit2015 ecotype Zavitan chromosome 1B, WEW_v2.0, whole genome shotgun sequence:
- the LOC119320957 gene encoding heterogeneous nuclear ribonucleoprotein 1-like produces MESDQGKLFIGGISWETTEEKLQEHFSNFGEVSQAAVMRDKLTGRPRGFGFVVYADPAAVDAALQEPHTLDGRTVDVKRALSREEQQATKAVNPSAGRNAGGGGGGGGGDAGGARTKKIFVGGLPSSLTDEEFRQYFQTFGAVTDVVVMYDQTTQRPRGFGFITFDSEDAVDRVLHKTFHDLGGKMVEVKRALPREANPGSGGGGRSMGGGGFHSNNGPNSNASSYDGRGDASRYGQAQQGSGGYPGYGAGAYGSAPTGYGYGHTNPGTTYGNYGSAGYGGVPAAYAGAYGNPSAAASGYQGGPPGANRGPWGSQAPSGYGTGGYAGNAGYGAWNSSSAGGNAPTSQAPGAAAGYGNQGYGYGGYGGDASYGNHGGYGAYGGRGDGAGNPATGAASGYGAAGYGSGNGNSGYPNAWTDPSQGGGFGGAVNGASEGQSNYGSGYGGMQPRVAQ; encoded by the exons ATGGAGTCGGATCAGGGCAAGCTCTTCATCGGCGGCATCTCCTGGGAGACGACGGAGGAGAAGCTGCAGGAGCACTTCTCCAACTTCGGCGAGGTCTCCCAGGCCGCCGTCATGCGCGACAAGCTCACCGGCCGCCCGCGGGGCTTCGGCTTCGTAGTCTACGCCGACCCCGCCGCTGTCGACGCCGCCCTCCAAGAGCCCCACACACTCGACGGCCGCACG GTTGATGTGAAGCGGGCGCTCTCGCGGGAGGAGCAGCAGGCTACCAAGGCGGTGAACCCTAGCGCAGGAAGGAACGCTGGAGGTGGAGGGGGtggtggcggaggcgatgccggtggTGCTAGGACAAAGAAGATCTTTGTGGGCGGGCTGCCCTCCAGTCTGACAGATGAGGAGTTCCGGCAGTACTTCCAGACCTTCGGGGCTGTCACCGATGTTGTGGTGATGTATGACCAGACAACACAGCGCCCCCGGGGCTTCGGCTTCATTACCTTTGACTCGGAGGATGCGGTTGACCGTGTGCTGCACAAAACCTTCCACGATCTTGGAGGGAAGATGGTAGAGGTGAAGCGTGCTCTGCCTCGAGAGGCGAATCCTGGCTCTGGCGGCGGCGGCCGTTCCATGGGAGGTGGGGGTTTTCATAGTAACAATGGACCTAACTCCAATGCTAGCAGCTATGATGGCAGAGGCGATGCTAGCAGATATGGGCAGGCGCAGCAAGGCAGTGGTGGCTACCCAGGTTATGGCGCTGGAGCTTATGGCAGTGCTCCAACTGGATATGGATATGGGCACACCAATCCTGGAACTACATATGGAAATTATGGGTCTGCAGGGTATGGAGGTGTTCCTGCTGCGTATGCTGGGGCTTATGGCAATCCAAGTGCTGCTGCATCTGGTTACCAGGGTGGCCCTCCAGGCGCTAATAGAGGACCCTGGGGCAGTCAAGCTCCATCTGGTTATGGCACTGGGGGTTATGCTGGCAATGCAGGCTATGGTGCATGGAATAGCTCTTCTGCTGGTGGGAATGCACCCACTAGTCAGGCACCTGGTGCAGCTGCAGGTTATGGAAACCAGGGCTATGGTTAtggtggatatggaggagatgcaTCATATGGTAATCATGGAGGGTATGGTGCTTATGGTGGTCGGGGAGATGGTGCTGGAAATCCTGCTACTGGTGCAGCCTCTGGGTATGGTGCTGCTGGATATGGAAGTGGGAATGGAAACTCTGGATATCCAAATGCGTGGACTGATCCTTCACAAGGCGGAGGATTTGGTGGTGCAGTCAATGGAGCTTCTGAGGGCCAATCAAATTATGGCAGCGGTTATGGTGGTATGCAGCCTAGGGTTGCTCAGTAG
- the LOC119350176 gene encoding protein unc-13 homolog, giving the protein MGTMGHHQRSRSASGSTSATRSSNATELDFAAADLECPFGGIDALGAVELRETAYEIFFMSCRSSGGAAASSPGARGGGASEGEVSSPVAGAGARGGSAVMSSKVKKALGLKPRRSAPTMVRTSSQNSGPVSPGRTRRPMTSAEIMRQQMRVTEQSDARLRRTLMRAVVGQVQVGKRPDSIVLPLELLRQLKPSEFTDGEEYHQWQFRQIKLLEAGLILHPSLPLDRLHAAVLRFREVMRATEIRAIDTGKGSDAMRVLNNAVHALAWRPGSGSDACHWADGYPLNVLLYVSLLQTVFDHREHTVVLDEVDELLELIKKTWLILGVGRALHNVCFAWVFFQQYVVTEQAEPDLASATLALLADVAADAKQGSRESQSRDPVYTKVLLSVLGKMQEWSEKRLLDYHDRYEKGIGGTAMEILLSLALAAGKIVADREYAGTGNFAADRVDYYIRCSMKNIFTKILENGMAEADPADDPGVVLTQLARDAEQLAMFERANFSPLLRRLHPAPIAVAAVTLHGCFGVVLREYLSKVTILTEELVRVLHSANRLEKALAQMTAEDAADCDDDRAKAVVGDMEPYEVESVVMGLLKAWMDDRLRIGSDCILRAKETESWIPKSKEEPFPASAIELMRLSRATIDEFSDIPATAKDDVVQALVDGLDSTFQDYISFVASCGSKQSYVPPLPALTRCNQDSGFFRLWKKAVLPSCQAPEANPRGSASQHTPRPSISRGTQRIYVRLNTLHYVLTHVQAIDESLSSLSSASGGNRVAAFDRTRAAAQSAVSRVAEVAAFRLIFLDSRHSFYQGLYVRNVVDTRIRPVLRALKQNLSFLVSVLVDHAQPVAVREVMKASFQAFLMVLLAGGNDRSFTRADHGMVEEDFRSLKRAFCTCGEGLVPEDVVVQEAEAAEGVVELMARPTEQLIAAFGAATSESIAGVREYEDSDGGATLVPPTSRQWGPADPNTILRVLCHRDDEAANQFLKRTFQLAKRR; this is encoded by the exons ATGGGCACGATGGGACACCACCAGCGGTCGCGCTCCGCCTCCGGGAGCACCTCGGCGACGCGCTCATCAAACGCCACCGAGCTTGACTTCGCCGCCGCCGACCTAGAGTGCCCCTTCGGCGGCATCGATGCCCTCGGCGCCGTGGAGCTCCGTGAGACGGCGTACGAGATTTTCTTCATGTCCTGCCGCTCCTCCGGTGGCGCTGCAGCGTCGAGCcccggggcgcggggcggcggcgcgtcgGAGGGGGAGGTGTCGTCACCGGTGGCCGGTGCGGGGGCGAGGGGCGGGAGCGCCGTTATGAGCAGCAAGGTGAAGAAGGCGCTGGGGCTCAAGCCGAGGCGGTCCGCGCCGACGATGGTGCGCACCTCGAGCCAGAATTCAGGCCCGGTCTCTCCCGGCCGAACACGGCGACCGATGACGTCGGCGGAGATTATGCGGCAACAGATGCGGGTGACCGAGCAGAGCGACGCGCGGCTCCGCCGAACGCTCATGCGGGCCGTCGTCGGACAGGTCcaa GTTGGGAAGAGGCCTGATTCCATCGTCCTGCCATTGGAGCTACTCCGGCAGCTAAAGCCGTCCGAGTTCACCGACGGCGAGGAGTACCACCAGTGGCAGTTCCGGCAGATCAAGCTCCTAGAGGCAGGCCTCATCCTGCACCCGTCCCTCCCGCTCGACCGCCTCCACGCCGCCGTGCTCCGTTTCCGCGAGGTGATGCGCGCCACCGAGATCCGCGCCATCGACACGGGCAAGGGCTCCGACGCGATGCGGGTCCTGAACAACGCCGTGCACGCGCTCGCGTGGCGCCCCGGCAGCGGCAGCGACGCGTGCCACTGGGCCGACGGCTACCCGCTCAACGTGCTCCTCTACGTGTCCCTCCTCCAGACCGTCTTCGACCACAGGGAGCACACCGTGGTGCTAGACGAGGTGGACGAGCTGCTGGAGCTCATCAAGAAGACGTGGCTGATCCTGGGCGTCGGCAGGGCGCTGCACAACGTGTGCTTCGCCTGGGTCTTCTTCCAGCAGTACGTGGTGACCGAGCAGGCCGAGCCGGACCTGGCGTCCGCGACTCTCGCCCTGCTCGCCGACGTGGCGGCCGACGCCAAGCAGGGCAGCCGCGAGTCCCAGTCCCGTGACCCGGTGTACACCAAGGTGCTCCTCAGCGTGCTCGGCAAGATGCAGGAGTGGTCGGAGAAGCGGCTGCTGGACTACCACGACAGGTACGAGAAAGGCATCGGCGGTACTGCCATGGAGATATTGCTGTCCTTGGCGCTTGCCGCCGGCAAGATCGTCGCCGACCGCGAATATGCGGGCACCGGGAACTTCGCCGCCGACCGCGTCGACTACTACATCAGGTGTTCGATGAAGAACATCTTCACCAAA ATACTCGAGAATGGCATGGCAGAGGCAGACCCCGCAGACGACCCCGGCGTGGTCCTGACGCAGCTGGCGAGGGACGCGGAGCAGCTGGCCATGTTCGAGCGCGCCAACTTCAGCCCGCTGCTGAGGCGGTTGCACCCGGCCCCCATAGCGGTCGCCGCAGTCACCCTGCACGGCTGCTTCGGCGTGGTGCTGAGAGAGTACCTGAGCAAGGTCACCATCCTAACGGAGGAGCTCGTCCGCGTGCTCCACTCGGCGAATCGCCTGGAGAAGGCCCTGGCGCAGATGACCGCCGAAGACGCGGCGGACTGCGACGACGACCGGGCAAAGGCCGTCGTCGGCGACATGGAGCCCTACGAGGTGGAGTCAGTGGTGATGGGCTTGCTCAAGGCTTGGATGGACGACAGACTTCGGATCGGCAGCGACTGCATCCTCAGAGCCAAAGAAACCGAG AGCTGGATTCCCAAGTCCAAGGAGGAGCCTTTCCCCGCGTCGGCAATAGAGCTGATGAGGCTGTCCAGGGCGACCATCGACGAGTTCTCTGACATTCCGGCCACCGCAAAAGACGACGTGGTTCAGGCGCTCGTCGACGGCCTCGACTCAACCTTTCAAGACTACATCTCCTTCGTCGCATCATGTG GGTCGAAGCAGAGCTACGTCCCTCCCCTCCCGGCGCTGACGAGGTGCAACCAGGACTCGGGCTTCTTCCGGCTGTGGAAGAAGGCGGTGCTGCCGTCGTGCCAAGCGCCGGAGGCCAACCCGCGCGGCAGCGCCTCGCAGCACACCCCGCGGCCATCCATAAGCCGCGGCACGCAGCGCATCTACGTCCGCCTCAACACGCTCCACTACGTCCTCACCCACGTCCAGGCCATCGACGAGTCGCTCTCGTCACTCTCCTCTGCCTCCGGCGGTAACCGGGTGGCAGCGTTCGACCGCACCCGCGCCGCGGCCCAGTCGGCGGTGTCGCGCGTCGCCGAGGTGGCCGCGTTCCGGCTCATCTTCCTCGACTCGCGCCACTCCTTCTACCAGGGCCTGTACGTCCGCAACGTCGTCGACACACGCATCCGACCGGTGCTCCGCGCGCTCAAGCAGAACCTGTCGTTCCTTGTGTCCGTGCTCGTTGACCACGCGCAGCCGGTGGCCGTGCGGGAGGTGATGAAGGCCTCGTTCCAGGCGTTCCTGATGGTCCTCCTCGCCGGCGGCAACGACCGGAGCTTCACGAGGGCGGACCACGGGATGGTGGAGGAGGACTTCCGGAGCCTGAAGCGCGCCTTCTGCACGTGCGGCGAGGGCCTGGTCCCCGAGGACGTGGTGGTGCAGGAGGCGGAGGCCGCAGAGGGCGTCGTTGAGCTCATGGCTCGGCCGACGGAGCAACTCATCGCGGCGTTCGGCGCCGCCACGTCGGAGTCCATCGCGGGCGTGCGAGAATACGAGGACTCGGACGGCGGCGCGACCCTCGTGCCGCCGACGTCGAGGCAGTGGGGCCCCGCGGATCCAAACACCATCCTCCGCGTGTTGTGCCACCGCGACGACGAGGCCGCCAACCAGTTCTTGAAGCGCACGTTCCAGCTCGCCAAGCGGCGGTGA